From Gloeocapsa sp. PCC 73106, a single genomic window includes:
- a CDS encoding DUF3143 domain-containing protein produces the protein MALPHPETPLYNHPLYEIETWLRSMGCEQDTQELNLWSIAKSTWKAEISLDVEEIVVCYLQAGDEQTDIKRVFKYSLSREDVEDAIFSGP, from the coding sequence ATGGCTTTACCTCACCCAGAAACCCCCCTCTATAACCACCCCCTCTATGAAATAGAAACATGGCTGCGGAGTATGGGGTGTGAACAAGATACTCAAGAGCTCAATCTTTGGAGTATAGCTAAATCTACTTGGAAAGCAGAAATATCTCTAGATGTAGAAGAGATCGTGGTTTGTTATCTGCAAGCAGGTGATGAACAAACGGATATCAAGAGAGTTTTTAAGTATTCTCTGAGTAGGGAAGATGTAGAGGATGCTATTTTTTCGGGTCCGTGA
- a CDS encoding Ycf34 family protein, which translates to MCICINCYFVDRCYTYHAVETQHEQRHLTENPDFEPHEPTINVNIRPQQDYIEMEWDVVGCLSFAEARGKWVKLRPGEAVPT; encoded by the coding sequence ATGTGTATTTGTATTAACTGTTACTTTGTTGATCGTTGTTACACCTATCACGCCGTTGAAACTCAACACGAACAACGACATCTCACCGAAAACCCCGACTTTGAACCCCATGAACCCACAATTAACGTCAACATTCGTCCCCAACAAGACTACATCGAGATGGAATGGGATGTAGTTGGGTGTCTCAGTTTTGCCGAAGCAAGAGGAAAATGGGTAAAACTGCGCCCTGGTGAAGCAGTACCCACCTAA
- a CDS encoding iron uptake porin yields MPYQLADRVKGLLVVLTSLFLVSENVLAQTVEKSNSIPPVINVSDLRDVSPGDWAYEALTNLVERYGCIVGYPDQTFRGDRSLSRYEFAAGLNACLEQIERLVEASAAITREDLETLNRLSREFEPELAALGARVDNLEGRVSFLEDHQFSTTTKLQGELITTLSQVFGNENAATGEDLDVQAAINYRLRLNFLTSFNGRDRLRVRLESSNFSFGRGGTNYTDYNFSANSDNQVRVRKAEYIFPVGQKTTITVSAINMLLDDIADPIAPFAGPTADGAISYFGAIAPIYLNSSGGGLAVTHYFTDAISIVGYYSAGNANNPTEGNGLFNGQYVAAVQLSYIPTANTGVGIVYNRSYFPGGDDIAILGFSGSALAENPFEGSATSSDNVAIVGSWLISEFFGIEGWGMYTKARGESGDRNGDTADIWNWKLSFAFPDLFREGNLGLLSVGSPPKAYSVTGGPEDSDVPFLVELLYVFRVNDNISITPGVFVVTNPEDGRDPLWVGTIRTSFDF; encoded by the coding sequence ATGCCCTATCAACTTGCTGATAGAGTCAAGGGATTATTAGTTGTGTTGACTTCTTTGTTTTTGGTTTCTGAGAATGTTTTAGCTCAAACAGTCGAAAAGAGCAACTCTATACCTCCGGTAATCAACGTCTCGGATTTGCGAGATGTATCTCCAGGAGACTGGGCTTATGAAGCTTTAACTAACTTAGTAGAACGTTATGGTTGTATTGTGGGTTACCCAGATCAGACCTTTAGAGGCGATCGCTCCCTCAGTCGTTATGAATTTGCAGCCGGGCTAAATGCTTGTTTAGAACAGATAGAAAGATTAGTAGAAGCTAGTGCGGCGATTACTAGAGAAGATTTAGAAACTCTCAACCGCTTATCGAGGGAGTTTGAACCAGAATTAGCAGCTCTTGGTGCTAGAGTCGATAATTTGGAAGGAAGAGTTAGTTTTCTCGAAGACCACCAATTCTCTACCACTACCAAACTCCAGGGAGAATTAATTACCACCTTGTCTCAAGTGTTTGGTAATGAAAACGCAGCAACGGGAGAAGATTTAGACGTACAAGCGGCTATTAATTATCGACTACGGTTAAACTTTCTGACTAGTTTTAATGGTAGAGATAGATTAAGAGTACGTTTAGAATCGTCCAATTTTAGTTTTGGTCGAGGTGGAACGAACTATACTGACTATAACTTTAGTGCTAATAGCGATAATCAAGTACGTGTCAGAAAAGCTGAATATATTTTCCCCGTTGGTCAAAAGACGACCATAACGGTTAGCGCTATTAATATGCTTTTAGATGATATAGCAGATCCGATCGCACCTTTTGCAGGACCTACTGCTGATGGGGCCATTTCCTATTTTGGAGCGATCGCCCCCATTTATCTTAATAGTAGTGGCGGTGGTTTAGCCGTGACGCATTACTTTACTGATGCTATCAGTATAGTGGGATATTATTCTGCGGGTAATGCCAATAATCCTACTGAGGGGAATGGTTTATTTAACGGTCAGTACGTAGCTGCGGTTCAGCTTTCTTATATACCTACTGCTAATACGGGGGTCGGTATAGTTTACAATCGTAGCTATTTTCCCGGTGGCGATGACATTGCCATTTTGGGATTTAGCGGTAGTGCTTTAGCAGAGAATCCCTTTGAGGGAAGTGCGACTTCTTCTGACAACGTGGCGATCGTCGGGAGTTGGCTGATTAGCGAGTTTTTCGGGATAGAAGGTTGGGGTATGTATACTAAAGCGCGCGGTGAGAGTGGCGATCGCAATGGTGACACCGCTGATATCTGGAACTGGAAACTCAGTTTTGCTTTTCCCGATTTATTCCGCGAGGGTAACTTGGGTTTGCTGTCGGTGGGTAGTCCTCCTAAAGCTTATTCTGTTACTGGAGGTCCAGAAGACAGTGATGTACCTTTTTTGGTGGAGTTATTATACGTTTTCAGAGTTAACGATAATATCTCGATCACTCCTGGGGTTTTTGTGGTTACTAATCCCGAGGATGGACGCGATCCTCTCTGGGTAGGAACGATCAGAACCAGTTTTGATTTCTAG
- a CDS encoding aminotransferase class V-fold PLP-dependent enzyme has product MISIEEHREQFSGLANKVYFNFGGQGILPDGAMQAIIDTYTSIGRMGPFSLQANAEIAQKVALLRQAIASELGVSSQDITLTENVTAGCNIVFWGIDWRPGDQILLSDCEHPGIIAIVGEIARRFGVETVIYPLQETLNQGNPLTVIKQYLQPRTRLLVLSHLLWNTGQLLPLAEIVELSHQHSIPVLADAAQSVGCLPLDLSALGIDYYAFTGHKWLCGPAGVGGLYINPKALLELEPTFIGWRGINLDSQGKPTGWKPGGLKFEVATSAYPLYEGLRCAIALHQQWGTPQQRYAQICHLSNYLWENLKQIPGIKCLKDSPPLAGLVSFQLMEENLDLVRSLEKRGFQLRTLSNPNCIRACLHYFTLESEIEALLKAIKTEVT; this is encoded by the coding sequence ATGATTAGTATAGAAGAACATAGAGAGCAGTTTTCTGGTTTAGCTAACAAAGTCTATTTTAACTTTGGTGGACAAGGGATTCTTCCGGATGGGGCTATGCAAGCAATTATAGACACATATACCTCCATTGGTCGCATGGGTCCCTTTTCTCTCCAAGCTAACGCAGAAATCGCTCAAAAAGTCGCACTACTGAGACAGGCGATCGCCTCAGAGTTAGGAGTATCGTCCCAAGATATTACCCTGACCGAGAATGTAACCGCCGGCTGTAATATTGTTTTCTGGGGGATAGATTGGCGTCCCGGGGATCAGATTCTCTTGAGTGATTGCGAACACCCGGGAATAATTGCCATCGTGGGAGAAATTGCCCGTCGTTTTGGAGTAGAAACGGTGATTTACCCTCTACAGGAAACCCTTAACCAGGGTAATCCCCTCACTGTTATTAAACAATATCTACAACCTCGTACCCGTCTGTTAGTGTTGAGTCATCTACTCTGGAATACTGGACAATTGCTACCTTTAGCAGAGATCGTCGAACTCTCCCATCAGCATTCTATACCCGTTTTAGCAGATGCGGCACAATCTGTCGGCTGTCTCCCTCTAGATTTAAGCGCTTTAGGGATAGATTATTATGCTTTTACTGGACACAAATGGTTATGTGGTCCTGCGGGGGTGGGAGGACTTTATATTAATCCTAAAGCTTTGCTGGAGTTAGAGCCTACTTTTATTGGTTGGCGCGGTATTAATCTAGATAGTCAGGGTAAACCCACGGGTTGGAAACCAGGAGGGTTAAAATTTGAGGTCGCTACGTCTGCTTATCCTCTCTACGAAGGTTTGAGATGTGCGATCGCCCTTCATCAACAATGGGGAACCCCCCAGCAAAGATACGCACAAATTTGTCACTTGAGTAATTATCTTTGGGAGAATTTAAAGCAGATTCCTGGAATTAAATGTTTAAAGGATTCCCCACCATTGGCGGGTTTAGTTTCTTTTCAACTAATGGAGGAGAATTTAGATTTAGTTAGGTCTTTGGAAAAACGAGGTTTTCAACTGAGAACCTTGAGTAACCCCAATTGTATCAGGGCTTGCCTGCACTATTTTACCCTTGAATCAGAAATTGAAGCTTTACTCAAGGCTATCAAAACTGAGGTAACATAG
- a CDS encoding TM0106 family RecB-like putative nuclease: MLTDQLLLDYKRCQRRAYLNIHGDWQLRDRSGDFRLKLRQESSRHVQAIIDQFYPNCVYLPELDLSTQGWQQQAQATQLLMQQGQECIYHGVLYRSDYRLPLVGVPHLLIKQPGTSCFGDWCYLPITIQLGRRPKPEYKLMAAFYAYLLQDVQKTLPPFAEIILRRQNIHRVDLKLWLHKLQQALAGLLGALASTEEPEVFISRQRCNLCQWYSHCYTLAKSHNHLSLVPGITPSRYQQLKAIGIDSLASLAEISSEKAILGIDKEVTSTLKQQALSILENRPLEKTSQTFVNKPLISANVEFYFDIEAEPERQLDYLLGVLLVDRQANTETFYPFLAEHPEQEGQVWRQFVDLVTLYPHSPIFHYSEYEIETIKRLAKLYQTPKEQRQSILSRLVDLHAYVLNSVIFPVESYSLKSLANWLGFYWRNPHGSGEQSVYWYDQWLTNHDRQSLQLILNYNEDDCRATRHLKDWLSTFSPQSIGDRF, from the coding sequence ATGTTAACCGATCAGTTGCTGCTAGATTATAAACGTTGTCAGCGCCGGGCTTATTTAAATATACATGGCGATTGGCAACTGCGCGATCGCTCTGGAGATTTTCGCCTCAAACTCAGACAAGAATCTTCCCGTCACGTTCAAGCAATCATCGACCAATTTTATCCCAATTGTGTCTATTTGCCGGAATTAGACTTGAGTACACAGGGTTGGCAACAACAAGCTCAAGCAACTCAATTATTAATGCAGCAAGGTCAAGAATGTATTTACCATGGTGTTCTCTATAGATCGGATTATCGTTTACCCTTAGTAGGGGTTCCCCATTTGTTGATTAAACAACCCGGTACATCTTGTTTTGGCGATTGGTGTTATTTACCTATTACCATCCAGTTGGGGCGTCGTCCTAAACCTGAGTATAAACTAATGGCGGCTTTTTATGCCTATTTACTCCAAGACGTACAGAAAACCTTACCTCCTTTTGCTGAGATTATTCTGCGTCGTCAAAACATTCATCGCGTGGATTTAAAACTATGGTTACACAAATTGCAACAAGCTTTAGCGGGTTTATTGGGCGCGCTCGCTTCAACCGAGGAACCGGAGGTATTTATTTCTCGTCAACGCTGCAATCTCTGTCAATGGTACAGTCACTGTTACACTTTGGCTAAGAGTCACAATCATCTTTCTTTGGTACCCGGAATTACTCCTTCTCGCTATCAACAGTTAAAAGCTATAGGAATCGATAGTCTCGCTTCTTTAGCCGAGATTTCCTCTGAAAAAGCTATTCTTGGTATCGACAAAGAAGTCACTAGTACTCTCAAGCAACAGGCTTTGTCCATTTTAGAAAATCGTCCTCTAGAAAAAACTTCCCAGACTTTTGTTAACAAACCTCTAATCTCAGCTAACGTTGAATTTTATTTTGATATAGAAGCCGAACCAGAACGTCAATTAGATTACTTACTGGGGGTTTTACTAGTGGATCGACAAGCTAATACGGAAACATTTTATCCTTTTTTGGCTGAACATCCAGAACAAGAGGGACAGGTTTGGCGTCAATTTGTAGATTTGGTCACTCTTTATCCCCATTCTCCTATTTTTCATTACTCTGAGTATGAAATTGAAACGATCAAGCGTCTCGCTAAACTCTATCAAACCCCAAAGGAACAAAGACAGTCTATCTTATCTCGTCTGGTGGATTTACACGCTTACGTGCTTAACTCGGTGATTTTTCCTGTAGAAAGCTACTCTCTTAAATCTTTGGCTAATTGGTTGGGTTTTTATTGGCGTAATCCTCATGGGAGTGGAGAACAATCGGTTTACTGGTATGATCAGTGGTTGACTAATCACGATCGCCAATCATTGCAGTTGATTCTTAATTACAATGAAGACGATTGTCGCGCTACTCGACATCTTAAAGATTGGTTATCAACATTTTCACCTCAAAGTATAGGCGATCGCTTTTGA